One region of Archocentrus centrarchus isolate MPI-CPG fArcCen1 chromosome 6, fArcCen1, whole genome shotgun sequence genomic DNA includes:
- the hacd3 gene encoding very-long-chain (3R)-3-hydroxyacyl-CoA dehydratase, translated as MALTPLVYWAQRHEEIYLRVELTDAQNINVHVHENVLHFTGQGRGAKGQNDYKFSLEFLLPVKSEVSHKSTQRQVNITVQKLQRGWWERLTVQERKPIFLAPDFDRWLDESDAEMEIREKEEKRNKLKASRYKEEGFISLKTGFLIIYNLVQFLGFSWIFINMTVRLFIFGQDSLYDTFHTISDMMFFCQILAAVEVLNAAFGVVRTGVIPTLIQVVGRNFILFIIFGSLEEMHHKPVVFFVFYLWSTIEIFRYPFYLLCCFNTEWKTLTWLRYTIWIPLYPLGVLAEAVAVIQSIPIFDETKLFNIPLPKAIGTSISFSYFLHFYLVLMFLGLIINFRHLYKQRKRRFRTKKRKAN; from the exons ATGGCACTCACGCCTCTTGTTTATTGGGCTCAACGCCATGAAGAAATTTACCTGCGAGTTGAGCTGACAGATGCTCAG AATATTAACGTCCACGTGCATGAAAACGTCCTTCACTTTACAG GTCAGGGGCGTGGTGCAAAAGGACAAAATGACTACAAGTTCAGCTTGGAGTTCCTTTTACCAGTAAAGTCAGAG GTGAGCCACAAGTCAACACAGCGGCAGGTGAACATTACGGTGCAGAAACTACAACGAGGCTGGTGGGAAAGGCTGACTGTCCAGGAGCGTAAACCTATCTTCCTAGCGCCAGACTTTGATCGCTGGCTCGACGAGTCAGATGCCGAGATGGAGATCCGAGAAAAA GAGGAGAAAAGGAACAAGCTGAAGGCTTCAAGATATAAGGAAGAAG GGTTTATTAGCCTGAAAACTGGATTCTTGATTATATATAACCTGGTCCAGTTTCTTGGGTTTTCATGGATCTTTATCAACATGACCGTGCGCCTCTTTATCTTTGGCCAAG ATTCCCTCTATGACACATTTCACACAATATCGGATATGATGTTCTTCTGCCAGATCCTGGCAGCAGTAGAGGTCCTCAATGCTGCTTTTGGTGTAGTCCGGACAGGTGTTATTCCAACTCTTATACAG GTGGTTGGAAGGAATTTTATTCTCTTCATCATTTTTGGTAGCCTGGAGGAAATGCACCACAAGCCAGTTGTATTCTTTGTTTTCTATCTGTGGAGCACTATTGAGATTTTTAG GTATCCTTTTTACCTGCTGTGCTGCTTCAATACAGAGTGGAAAACTCTCACCTGGCTGCGGTATACTATCTGGATACCACTGTATCCGCTAGGTGTTTTAGCTGAAG CTGTTGCAGTGATACAATCCATTCCCATCTTTGACGAAACTAAACTCTTCAACATTCCTCTGCCAAAAGCTATTGGCACCTCCATCAGCTTCTCCTACTTCCTGCACTTTTATCTTGTTCTCATGTTTTTGG GACTTATTATCAACTTTCGTCACCTTTATAAGCAGAGGAAGAGGCGCTTCCGGACCAAAAAGAGGAAGGCAAATTGA